One genomic window of Ruminococcus gauvreauii includes the following:
- a CDS encoding ABC transporter permease, which yields MNAKTKKRLSDNMIWIVLIVLVILVSIINPKFLTIANLRTLLTGESIKGIMAFGVAFAILTRGIDLSIGASAALIACVTGALVQPVDLATKALANFGVQVPAIVAILLGMVMGIAIGAIQGALIAYTKMPAFIATLGGQLICRAAAKIFTTRPVSNLSDGYRWLGSGKIGPIPIIIVVFLIVFGIAAFILGQTRFGKSLYAIGGNDQAARVAGINVERNLVLTYVWCGACAALGGILLAGRAGSADPANSGLNYELDAIAAATVGGTSHTGGICRVTGVLCGILILGVINNGLVLIGVNDNFSNIIKGLIIVGAVAMDMRKNARKA from the coding sequence ATGAACGCGAAAACAAAGAAACGCTTATCTGATAATATGATCTGGATCGTGCTGATCGTCCTGGTCATCCTTGTAAGTATCATCAACCCGAAATTCTTAACGATCGCCAACCTGCGGACCCTGCTGACGGGCGAGTCCATCAAGGGAATCATGGCCTTCGGTGTGGCATTTGCGATCCTGACGCGGGGGATTGACCTGTCGATCGGTGCATCCGCGGCGCTGATCGCGTGTGTGACCGGTGCACTGGTACAGCCGGTGGACCTGGCGACAAAGGCGCTGGCAAACTTCGGCGTGCAGGTACCGGCGATTGTGGCAATCCTGCTCGGCATGGTGATGGGTATCGCCATCGGGGCGATCCAGGGTGCGCTGATCGCATACACGAAGATGCCGGCATTCATCGCGACACTGGGCGGCCAGCTGATCTGCCGTGCGGCAGCGAAGATCTTCACGACGCGCCCGGTATCGAACCTGTCAGACGGCTACCGCTGGCTGGGAAGCGGCAAGATTGGCCCGATCCCGATCATCATCGTGGTATTTTTGATTGTCTTCGGAATCGCAGCCTTTATCCTGGGGCAGACCCGTTTCGGAAAGAGCTTATATGCGATCGGAGGAAATGACCAGGCAGCGCGTGTGGCTGGTATCAACGTAGAGAGAAACCTGGTGCTGACATACGTATGGTGCGGCGCCTGTGCAGCCCTCGGCGGAATCCTGCTGGCAGGCCGTGCGGGATCTGCGGACCCTGCAAACTCCGGTTTGAACTACGAGCTGGATGCGATCGCGGCGGCAACCGTCGGCGGGACATCCCATACGGGAGGTATCTGCCGCGTGACAGGAGTCCTCTGCGGTATCCTGATCCTGGGTGTCATCAACAACGGCCTGGTACTGATCGGCGTGAATGATAACTTCAGTAATATCATCAAGGGCCTGATCATTGTCGGAGCCGTAGCGATGGATATGAGAAAGAACGCAAGAAAAGCATAA
- a CDS encoding sugar ABC transporter ATP-binding protein: MHDIVKEFPGVRALKGVQLKVRPGTVHTLMGENGAGKSTLMKCLIGIQPVTSGKIIYKGKEVSYKSTQEALDAGISMIHQELSPVYERSVCDNVWLGREPKKGILTDHKKMYDDCVELFQRMGLDIDPHEKMKDLTVAKMQMVEIVKAVSYDSSIVIMDEPTSALTESEVEDLFKIIADLKEKGVAIVYISHKMDEIFRISDDITVYRDGEYIATDRAENLTQDKLIQLMVGREITDMFPKTECPIGEVVLKVEDLCAGRLVQHVSFELRKGEILGFAGLVGAGRTETMETIFGMRHKTSGKIIKDGKELEIKSPKDAIENHISLLTEDRRGNGIVGLLSVRENMVMANLNLKAYGMPLNAKKMREDAQTYIDKIRVKTPTMETPIQNLSGGNQQKVLVGRWLLTNPDVLIVDEPTRGIDVGAKSEIHALLSELAGQGKAIIVVSSEMPEVMGVADRMVVMHEGHVSGILDRSEFSQELIMKYATSHEVEAKAN, encoded by the coding sequence ATGCATGATATCGTAAAAGAATTCCCTGGAGTTCGCGCATTGAAGGGCGTTCAGTTAAAAGTACGCCCCGGAACCGTACATACGCTGATGGGCGAGAACGGTGCCGGAAAATCCACATTGATGAAATGCCTGATCGGCATCCAGCCGGTAACATCAGGAAAGATTATCTATAAAGGAAAAGAAGTCAGTTATAAATCCACACAGGAAGCACTGGATGCGGGGATTTCGATGATCCATCAGGAGCTCTCCCCGGTATATGAACGCTCCGTGTGTGACAACGTATGGCTGGGAAGGGAACCGAAGAAAGGGATCCTGACCGACCACAAGAAGATGTATGACGACTGCGTGGAACTGTTTCAGCGCATGGGGCTGGACATAGACCCGCATGAGAAGATGAAAGACCTGACCGTCGCAAAAATGCAGATGGTCGAGATTGTAAAGGCGGTGTCCTATGATTCGTCGATCGTAATCATGGATGAGCCGACCTCCGCCCTGACGGAGTCAGAGGTTGAGGACCTGTTTAAGATTATTGCAGATTTGAAAGAAAAAGGCGTAGCCATTGTTTATATTTCGCATAAGATGGACGAGATCTTCCGGATCAGTGATGACATCACGGTATACCGGGACGGCGAGTACATCGCGACGGACCGCGCGGAGAACCTGACGCAGGACAAGCTGATCCAGCTGATGGTAGGGCGCGAGATCACGGATATGTTCCCGAAGACGGAATGCCCGATCGGGGAAGTGGTGCTGAAGGTGGAGGACCTGTGCGCAGGGCGGCTGGTGCAGCACGTGTCGTTTGAGCTGAGGAAGGGAGAGATCCTGGGATTCGCAGGGCTTGTGGGAGCAGGCCGGACGGAGACGATGGAGACGATCTTCGGGATGCGGCACAAGACGTCCGGGAAGATCATCAAGGACGGGAAAGAGCTGGAGATCAAAAGCCCGAAGGATGCGATCGAGAACCACATCAGCCTGCTGACGGAAGACCGGCGCGGGAACGGGATCGTGGGGCTGTTGAGCGTGCGTGAGAACATGGTGATGGCAAACCTGAACCTGAAGGCGTACGGGATGCCGCTGAATGCGAAGAAGATGCGTGAGGACGCGCAGACGTACATAGATAAGATCCGGGTGAAGACCCCGACAATGGAAACCCCTATCCAGAACCTGTCCGGAGGGAACCAGCAGAAGGTGCTGGTCGGAAGATGGCTGCTGACCAACCCGGACGTGCTGATCGTGGACGAGCCGACGCGAGGAATCGACGTCGGGGCGAAGTCCGAGATCCATGCCCTGCTGTCGGAACTGGCAGGCCAGGGGAAAGCGATCATCGTGGTATCATCGGAGATGCCGGAAGTCATGGGAGTGGCGGACCGCATGGTGGTGATGCACGAAGGGCATGTGAGCGGAATCCTGGACCGTTCGGAATTCTCACAGGAATTGATCATGAAATATGCGACTTCCCATGAAGTGGAAGCCAAAGCGAATTAG
- a CDS encoding COG1361 S-layer family protein yields the protein MKKMKAVGLCVLCLLMVLPAMVWAESEGPTEQEEGILIDRTADAPQCEAGKPAEVVVPFFNKESVPITDVRVTPVQDASTNEYPFEIDKTNIFETLEGPIDPGMGKSSQVCFTLDTREDVASGYVKINFDFFYKMTVVEDETEVVKNMKVRRHIYVRTVAKEEPEEEPTVMEPDEFGDEGGYAGGDYSDGGGGSSTPEDEKDEKKGSTPRVIIEGFRTDPGTINAGDTFKLTIKVRNTSKKSAVGNMVITLQTPQAGEGETAADAFLPSDGSSTLYIESIPKNSSKEVSLEMTARTDLIQKPYPVEAAMKYEDESAQQFEDKASISIPVRQKARFELSRVTVMPEAVSVGEEANVTFEIYNLGKTKLYNVSARIEDPSIANAEAFVGNLDAGATGTVDMMAMGAAESTGDGTVKLLVKYEDQDGNQETFESSCIVFVNPAMPVDEMPMDDLGMEGMEEGQPNGHLIWWILGGVGAVAVIIVSVLLVRRKHKKEKEWADEILGSDKDELQ from the coding sequence ATGAAAAAGATGAAAGCAGTAGGGCTATGTGTGTTATGTCTGCTGATGGTACTTCCGGCGATGGTATGGGCAGAATCGGAAGGACCGACGGAGCAGGAAGAAGGGATCTTGATTGACAGAACAGCAGATGCACCTCAGTGTGAGGCGGGCAAACCGGCAGAAGTTGTCGTGCCGTTTTTTAATAAGGAATCTGTCCCTATTACAGATGTGAGGGTAACGCCGGTTCAGGATGCCAGTACAAATGAGTACCCGTTTGAAATTGATAAAACAAATATATTTGAGACACTGGAGGGCCCCATTGACCCGGGAATGGGAAAGTCGAGTCAGGTCTGTTTTACACTAGATACACGTGAGGATGTTGCCTCCGGTTATGTGAAAATAAACTTTGATTTTTTTTATAAAATGACAGTGGTTGAAGATGAGACTGAGGTTGTAAAAAATATGAAGGTTCGCAGGCACATTTATGTCAGGACGGTTGCGAAGGAAGAACCGGAGGAGGAACCTACGGTGATGGAGCCGGATGAATTCGGTGATGAAGGCGGCTATGCGGGCGGAGATTACAGCGATGGCGGCGGCGGTTCCTCCACACCGGAAGATGAGAAAGACGAGAAAAAAGGAAGTACTCCGCGTGTGATCATCGAAGGTTTCCGGACGGATCCTGGAACGATCAACGCAGGCGACACGTTTAAGCTGACGATTAAGGTGAGAAATACATCCAAAAAGTCGGCGGTCGGTAATATGGTCATAACACTCCAGACGCCGCAGGCCGGAGAAGGTGAGACGGCGGCTGATGCGTTTCTTCCCTCAGACGGGTCGAGTACGCTGTACATAGAGAGTATTCCGAAAAACAGCTCAAAGGAAGTGTCTCTGGAGATGACAGCACGGACAGACTTAATTCAGAAGCCTTATCCGGTAGAAGCGGCGATGAAATATGAGGATGAGTCGGCACAGCAGTTCGAGGACAAGGCGAGTATCTCCATTCCGGTACGCCAGAAGGCACGTTTTGAACTCAGCAGAGTGACGGTTATGCCGGAGGCAGTTTCTGTAGGTGAAGAAGCTAACGTGACGTTTGAAATCTATAATCTGGGAAAGACAAAGTTATACAATGTCAGTGCAAGGATTGAGGACCCGTCCATAGCAAATGCCGAGGCATTTGTGGGAAACCTGGATGCGGGAGCGACAGGGACTGTTGACATGATGGCTATGGGGGCAGCTGAGAGTACGGGTGACGGGACGGTAAAGCTTCTGGTAAAGTATGAGGATCAGGATGGAAATCAGGAGACTTTTGAAAGCAGCTGTATTGTATTTGTAAATCCTGCGATGCCTGTGGACGAGATGCCGATGGATGATCTCGGTATGGAGGGTATGGAAGAAGGACAGCCAAACGGACATTTAATATGGTGGATTCTCGGCGGCGTCGGAGCAGTGGCTGTGATCATAGTCTCAGTGCTGCTGGTCAGACGGAAACATAAGAAAGAAAAGGAATGGGCAGATGAAATTTTGGGATCTGATAAAGATGAGCTGCAGTAA
- a CDS encoding ABC transporter permease translates to MKFWDLIKMSCSNLWRRKLRTFLTILGVVIGTASIVVMVSLGLGLNKTTMDEMENSGGLTTIQVYEGGSAMMGFAMAQEESADQGSQEQKRITDEAIEQIGAIPHVTLVSPVLNLSMMAKQGRYIGYLDVYGMSREALEQMKLEFASGGLPEEGTENLQFVYGNQVIYNFSNESTGQGYWETGELPDVDFTRPLYYILDTDAYWSSKMGSADEGVSEGGDGDSGTQQVTAPKKYVFPTAGVLAGDLNTYTEQSYSVYCDINALKTQLKKTFRNKAIPGQPTTKSGKPYKEIFYSQAYVKIDDMENAEAVQNEIKNLGYTPNWNAEWVKSQQKQFQSIQLVLGCIGAVSLFVAAIGIANTMMMSIYERTKEIGIIKVLGCSLANIRTLFLAEAAFIGFLGGMAGLALSYLISWALNHFGAAIGEYMTGNSNASVSYIPVWLAGLALIFAICVGIVAGFFPALRATRLSPLAAIRNE, encoded by the coding sequence ATGAAATTTTGGGATCTGATAAAGATGAGCTGCAGTAATCTGTGGCGCAGAAAACTTAGAACATTTCTAACCATTCTTGGTGTAGTGATTGGAACCGCATCGATTGTAGTTATGGTATCCCTGGGACTCGGACTGAATAAGACAACGATGGATGAGATGGAGAACAGCGGAGGGCTCACGACGATCCAGGTCTACGAGGGCGGATCTGCCATGATGGGATTTGCCATGGCTCAGGAAGAATCAGCGGACCAGGGTTCGCAGGAGCAGAAAAGAATCACGGATGAGGCGATAGAGCAGATTGGAGCGATTCCGCATGTGACGCTGGTTTCCCCTGTATTGAATCTTTCCATGATGGCCAAACAGGGCAGATATATCGGATATCTCGATGTGTATGGGATGAGCCGGGAGGCACTGGAGCAGATGAAACTGGAATTTGCATCTGGAGGACTGCCGGAAGAGGGGACGGAAAATCTACAGTTTGTCTACGGAAATCAGGTGATTTACAATTTCAGCAACGAATCAACCGGACAGGGTTACTGGGAGACCGGAGAACTTCCGGATGTTGATTTTACGCGTCCGCTGTATTACATCCTGGATACGGATGCTTACTGGTCAAGCAAGATGGGCAGTGCAGACGAAGGAGTTTCCGAGGGAGGAGACGGGGACTCCGGGACGCAGCAGGTGACAGCGCCGAAAAAATATGTTTTTCCGACCGCTGGTGTCCTGGCGGGGGATCTCAATACGTATACGGAACAGAGCTACAGTGTTTACTGTGATATCAACGCGCTGAAAACTCAGCTGAAAAAGACCTTTCGAAATAAAGCAATACCCGGGCAGCCTACAACGAAATCGGGAAAGCCATATAAGGAGATATTTTACAGTCAGGCATATGTGAAAATTGATGATATGGAAAATGCGGAGGCCGTTCAGAATGAGATTAAGAACCTGGGGTATACTCCGAACTGGAATGCCGAATGGGTGAAATCTCAACAGAAACAATTTCAGAGTATTCAGCTGGTCCTTGGCTGTATCGGGGCAGTTTCACTTTTTGTCGCAGCGATCGGAATTGCAAATACGATGATGATGTCCATCTACGAGCGGACAAAAGAGATTGGAATTATCAAGGTACTGGGATGCAGTCTCGCAAATATCCGTACGCTGTTCCTTGCGGAAGCTGCATTTATCGGATTTCTGGGTGGGATGGCAGGTCTGGCCCTGAGCTATCTGATCTCTTGGGCGCTAAACCATTTTGGGGCGGCCATCGGAGAGTATATGACGGGGAATTCCAATGCAAGTGTTTCCTATATTCCGGTCTGGCTTGCAGGACTCGCGTTGATTTTTGCCATATGTGTCGGGATTGTTGCCGGATTCTTTCCTGCACTCCGGGCAACGCGGCTGAGCCCGCTTGCTGCGATTCGAAATGAATAA
- a CDS encoding ABC transporter ATP-binding protein encodes MNTQGEPKSMESTEKPVISVKNLYKIYRVGETQVRALNGVNMEILPGEFCAIVGTSGSGKSTLLNMLAGLEKPTKGEVIIQGKHMEKLNENELVRFRRERIGFIFQSFNLLPTMNALENVALPLSFRGIGKKIRLKRAAQLLKTVGLSDHLFHKPMQMSGGQQQRVGVARALVVDPAIIFADEPTGNLDSNTSADVMKLMQDVVRRQKKTLVMVTHDNHLASFADRIFHIIDGKIVKIDNMREGKEG; translated from the coding sequence ATGAATACACAGGGGGAGCCGAAGAGTATGGAAAGTACGGAAAAACCCGTCATCTCAGTAAAGAATCTGTATAAGATTTACCGGGTGGGTGAGACACAGGTGAGAGCGTTAAACGGAGTGAATATGGAAATTTTACCTGGAGAATTTTGTGCCATTGTCGGCACATCCGGATCCGGTAAATCGACACTTCTCAATATGCTGGCAGGACTGGAGAAGCCGACGAAAGGTGAGGTAATCATTCAGGGGAAGCATATGGAGAAACTGAATGAGAATGAACTGGTACGCTTCAGAAGAGAGCGGATCGGGTTTATTTTTCAGTCTTTCAACCTGTTGCCGACGATGAATGCCCTTGAAAATGTGGCACTTCCGCTTAGCTTTCGCGGTATTGGGAAAAAAATCAGGCTGAAGAGAGCTGCACAGCTGCTGAAGACAGTCGGATTGTCTGACCACCTGTTCCACAAGCCGATGCAGATGTCGGGAGGACAGCAGCAGAGAGTAGGTGTGGCCAGGGCGCTTGTGGTTGATCCGGCGATCATATTCGCGGACGAACCAACTGGAAATCTGGATTCCAACACGTCCGCAGATGTTATGAAACTGATGCAGGATGTGGTGCGCAGGCAGAAGAAGACACTGGTCATGGTAACGCATGATAATCATCTTGCGAGTTTTGCTGACCGTATTTTTCACATCATTGACGGAAAGATTGTAAAGATCGATAACATGAGAGAGGGTAAAGAAGGATGA